The sequence below is a genomic window from Myxococcales bacterium.
GCCTCGACCCAGAACCCCGACGGCACTGAGCACTCACCGCACCACGCGGTTGGGCCCCTCAAGGTACACGCGGTGAGTCGCCCCGGCGCGTCGCCGCAGGCCTATATCTCGGCGGAGGAAGGCGAGCTTGCCTGCAAACGCTCCGGTAAACACCTGTGCACGACCCAGGAGTGGCAGGACGCCTGTATGGGCACCACGCGACCCTACCGGATTTACCCCTACGGGACGGAGTTCGAGCAGGGAGCCTGCAACATCGCGCGTCGTTTGCATCCGGTCGTGCGCGTGCACGGGAAGTACCAACACGACTCGGTCATTCTCAACGATCCGAAGTTGAATCAGCTCGACGAGACCGTGGCGAAGACCGGTGAGTTTGCGAAGTGTACGACCCCCGAAGGAGTCCACGACATGCAGGGCAATCTGCTCGAGTGGACCGCGGGTGACAAGAAGGCGCTGCTGATGGGCGGGCACTACCTGGAGGCGAAGCTCCACGGCAAAGGGTGCCGCTACGTGACCGCCGGTCACGGGCCCGAGTATCACGACTTCACCACCGGCTTTCGCTGCTGCAAGAAGGCCGACCGGCTCGCGTCGGGCAGTGACGCGGGTGCGGTGTCCGCCGCGGACGCGGCTGCGCCGTCTGTTCCCGCCGCCGCCGACCTGCCGCGTGACCCGGAAGGGATGCGCGGCTTTGTCAGCGAAACGGGGCGCCTGCCGAAGCTCTCGCCGCCGGCCTACGAGTCCGAGAGTGCCAAGTGCCCCGTGGACATGAGCTTCGTCGAGGGCCTCCGCTGCTCGGTGCCGATGCAGTACTGCAAACGCTGGCTGCCGCGGCTCAGTGCGGGACAGAAGATCGCCTGTGCGGAGTTCGCCGAGCCCGTCGAGTGCAAGAGCTCGAAGGCGCGCATGAGTTACTGCATCGACACCTACGAGCTCACCCCTCCCGGGTACGCCTTCCCGCTGACCCACGTGAACTACGGTGAGGCGCAGAACCTGTGTCGACAGATGGACAAACGTCTGTGCTCGGAGAACGAATGGGAGTTTGCGTGTGAGGGACCGGAAGCGTTGCCGTACCCGTACGGCTACGTCAGAGAGGGCAAGCGCTGCAACCACGACTTCCCGGAAGAGCAGCTGGTCACGGGACCGGATCAGTTCATTGACCGGCGCGTGAAGCGAGACGCCCTGCCCGAATGCAAGAGCCCGTTCGGCGTCTTCAATCTGGTCGGAAACGTCGACGAGTGGACCACGCGAGAGGGACAGGACCCAGGCAAGCGCGCGATC
It includes:
- a CDS encoding SUMF1/EgtB/PvdO family nonheme iron enzyme — its product is MPRRLVRVALPLLVLCAMCGKKREPTAMDDAVGASGGSHAGVAAGAVDAAAPSPSDAAAASAPPSTRCPSEMALIDDRFCVDRWEASTQNPDGTEHSPHHAVGPLKVHAVSRPGASPQAYISAEEGELACKRSGKHLCTTQEWQDACMGTTRPYRIYPYGTEFEQGACNIARRLHPVVRVHGKYQHDSVILNDPKLNQLDETVAKTGEFAKCTTPEGVHDMQGNLLEWTAGDKKALLMGGHYLEAKLHGKGCRYVTAGHGPEYHDFTTGFRCCKKADRLASGSDAGAVSAADAAAPSVPAAADLPRDPEGMRGFVSETGRLPKLSPPAYESESAKCPVDMSFVEGLRCSVPMQYCKRWLPRLSAGQKIACAEFAEPVECKSSKARMSYCIDTYELTPPGYAFPLTHVNYGEAQNLCRQMDKRLCSENEWEFACEGPEALPYPYGYVREGKRCNHDFPEEQLVTGPDQFIDRRVKRDALPECKSPFGVFNLVGNVDEWTTREGQDPGKRAILRGGWWLVGRNRCRAATANHGETYAGVQTGFRCCKANR